One stretch of Lysobacterales bacterium DNA includes these proteins:
- the uraD gene encoding 2-oxo-4-hydroxy-4-carboxy-5-ureidoimidazoline decarboxylase: MTMAIKTLNQATPEAFVAALAGIFEHSPWVAERVLAQRPFASRDALHAAMCAAVQGAGPELQLALIRAHPQLAGKAAVRGELTEASTNEQRGAGLDQCSPEEFAAITQLNGEYDARFGFPFILAVKGHTRTSIIANMRARVGHEREAEIAEALRQIERIARFRLEAMLGG, encoded by the coding sequence ATGACGATGGCCATCAAGACATTGAATCAAGCGACGCCGGAAGCGTTCGTGGCGGCGTTGGCGGGGATCTTCGAGCATTCGCCGTGGGTGGCCGAGCGCGTGCTGGCACAGCGGCCGTTCGCGTCGCGCGATGCCCTGCACGCGGCGATGTGCGCGGCAGTGCAGGGCGCCGGACCCGAGCTGCAACTGGCCCTGATCCGTGCCCATCCGCAACTGGCCGGCAAGGCCGCGGTGCGCGGTGAGCTGACCGAGGCCTCGACGAACGAACAACGCGGCGCCGGGCTCGACCAGTGCTCGCCCGAGGAGTTCGCCGCGATCACGCAGTTGAATGGCGAATACGACGCGCGCTTCGGGTTTCCGTTCATCCTGGCGGTGAAGGGACACACGCGGACTTCGATCATCGCGAACATGCGCGCGCGCGTCGGCCATGAACGCGAGGCCGAGATTGCCGAGGCGCTGCGGCAGATCGAACGCATCGCGCGGTTTCGGTTGGAGGCAATGTTGGGGGGGTGA
- the puuE gene encoding allantoinase PuuE: MTQSPYPRDLIGYGRNPPQAQWPGGARIAVQFVLNYEEGGENCVLHGDGGSEQFLSEIIGAASYPDRHLSMESIYEYGSRVGGWRILREFEKRALPLTVFGVAMAMQRHPEFVQACTEVGHEIASHGWRWIHYQNIPEDVEREHLLRAIAIQRELTGEAPLGWYTGRDSPNTRRLIVEHGGFEYDSDYYGDDLPFWTEVEVSDGSRRPHLIVPYTLDANDMRFATPQGFNTANHFFEYLRDSFDVLYREGAETPRMMSIGMHCRLLGRPGRILALQRFLDHIERHDRVWICRRIDIADHWKRVHPFVAAT; this comes from the coding sequence ATGACCCAGTCCCCCTACCCGCGTGACCTGATCGGCTACGGCCGCAACCCGCCGCAGGCGCAATGGCCGGGCGGTGCGCGCATCGCCGTGCAGTTCGTGCTGAATTACGAAGAGGGTGGCGAGAACTGCGTGCTGCATGGCGACGGCGGTTCCGAGCAGTTCCTGTCCGAGATCATCGGCGCCGCCAGTTATCCGGACCGGCACCTGAGCATGGAGTCGATCTACGAATACGGTTCGCGCGTCGGCGGCTGGCGCATCCTGCGCGAGTTCGAGAAACGCGCACTGCCATTGACCGTGTTCGGGGTCGCGATGGCGATGCAGCGCCATCCCGAATTCGTGCAGGCCTGCACCGAAGTCGGCCACGAGATCGCGTCGCATGGCTGGCGCTGGATCCACTACCAGAACATCCCCGAGGACGTGGAGCGGGAACACCTGCTGCGCGCGATCGCGATCCAGCGCGAGCTGACCGGCGAAGCACCGCTCGGCTGGTACACCGGCCGCGATTCACCGAACACGCGCCGGCTGATCGTCGAGCACGGCGGCTTCGAGTACGACAGCGACTACTACGGCGACGACCTGCCGTTCTGGACCGAGGTCGAGGTCTCCGATGGCTCGCGCCGCCCGCACCTGATCGTGCCGTACACGCTCGACGCCAACGACATGCGTTTCGCGACCCCGCAGGGTTTCAATACCGCGAACCATTTCTTCGAGTACCTGCGCGACAGCTTCGACGTGCTCTATCGCGAAGGCGCGGAGACACCGCGCATGATGTCGATCGGCATGCACTGCCGCCTGCTCGGGCGCCCCGGTCGCATCCTCGCGCTGCAACGCTTCCTCGACCATATCGAGCGCCATGACCGCGTCTGGATCTGCCGGCGCATCGACATCGCCGACCATTGGAAGCGCGTGCATCCGTTCGTGGCGGCGACATGA
- a CDS encoding primosomal protein N' → MPDILRVAVPAPLPALFDYLPPAGVAAAAISVGARLRVPFGPRELVGVVVAHARVVANPKLRAATALFDPQAVFPAPLWRTLLWAARYYAYPLGEALATALPAPVRDRHDAPMAQHDLVLRLLPDSARRSQLRVGSAPAALYDALAAGARAWTDLRVQIPNAATARRRLQRLGLIEALALDTTPRRCTTAAPVLNPAQRDAVAAIQATLGGFATTLLEGITGSGKTEVYLAAIEQSLARGEQVLVLVPEIGLTPQTLARFRERLAAPVLAWHSGLADGARARAFERARADTALVVIGTRSAVFAPLPRLGLIVIDEEHDASFKQHEGFRYHARDVALVRAKHSDIPVVLGSATPALESLANVERGRYRHLRLDARAGHALPPGVEVLDVRREPLQDGLGRAVLAAIAATVGRGEQALVFRNRRGFAPVLHCIDCGWHGDCDRCERPYTLHRGRARMVCHHCGRERSVPSQCPACQGNGLTPVGVGTERLESALSQRFPGAPVLRLDRDSARSADQFEQVLARAHSGEPCILVGTQMLAKGHDLHGVTLAVIVDADGGLYSADPRASERLAQLIIQVAGRAGRGARRGHVLIQTHHPEHALFRTLLHGGYPAFARDELALREALALPPFSAQALLRAEARERSQVEQFLRDAAQQVGDRGVLVAGPLPAPHARRAGYERAQLLLEASQRSTLHTALDALLPTLYAHPLARRIRWSLDVDPVALD, encoded by the coding sequence ATGCCCGACATCCTGCGCGTCGCCGTGCCTGCGCCGCTGCCCGCACTGTTTGATTACCTGCCGCCCGCCGGTGTCGCCGCAGCAGCCATTTCCGTGGGGGCGCGCCTGCGCGTGCCGTTCGGGCCGCGCGAGCTGGTCGGCGTGGTGGTCGCGCATGCGCGCGTGGTCGCGAATCCGAAATTGCGCGCTGCGACCGCGCTGTTCGACCCGCAGGCGGTGTTTCCAGCGCCGCTCTGGCGCACGCTGCTGTGGGCGGCGCGCTACTACGCCTACCCGCTCGGCGAAGCGCTGGCCACGGCGCTGCCGGCACCGGTACGCGACCGCCACGATGCGCCGATGGCGCAGCACGATCTGGTGCTGCGCCTGCTACCCGATTCGGCGCGGCGCAGCCAACTGCGCGTCGGCAGCGCGCCCGCGGCGCTCTATGACGCCCTGGCCGCAGGCGCGCGCGCCTGGACCGATCTGCGTGTACAGATCCCGAATGCAGCGACCGCGCGACGCCGCCTGCAGCGGCTGGGCTTGATCGAAGCGCTGGCGCTCGACACCACGCCGCGGCGCTGCACCACCGCGGCGCCGGTATTGAATCCGGCGCAGCGTGACGCCGTCGCCGCGATCCAGGCGACCCTGGGCGGATTCGCCACGACCCTGCTCGAAGGCATCACCGGCAGCGGCAAGACCGAGGTCTATCTGGCCGCGATCGAACAGTCGCTGGCGCGCGGCGAGCAAGTGCTGGTGCTGGTGCCCGAGATCGGTCTGACGCCGCAGACGCTGGCGCGTTTTCGCGAGCGCCTGGCGGCGCCGGTGCTGGCCTGGCATTCCGGGCTCGCCGACGGCGCACGGGCACGCGCATTCGAGCGCGCCCGCGCCGACACGGCGCTGGTGGTGATCGGCACGCGCTCGGCCGTGTTCGCGCCGCTGCCCAGGCTCGGCCTGATCGTCATCGACGAAGAACACGACGCTTCGTTCAAGCAACACGAGGGCTTTCGCTACCACGCCCGCGACGTCGCCCTGGTGCGTGCCAAGCACAGTGACATCCCGGTCGTGCTCGGCAGCGCCACGCCGGCGCTGGAGTCGCTTGCCAATGTCGAACGCGGCCGCTACCGCCATCTGCGCCTCGATGCCCGCGCCGGGCACGCACTGCCCCCCGGCGTCGAAGTGCTCGATGTCCGGCGCGAGCCGCTGCAGGACGGACTCGGGCGCGCCGTGCTCGCCGCCATCGCGGCGACCGTAGGACGCGGCGAGCAGGCGCTGGTGTTTCGCAACCGCCGCGGCTTCGCGCCGGTCCTGCACTGCATCGACTGCGGCTGGCACGGCGACTGCGATCGCTGCGAGCGCCCCTACACCCTGCATCGCGGGCGGGCGCGCATGGTCTGCCACCACTGCGGTCGCGAGCGCTCGGTGCCGAGCCAGTGCCCGGCCTGCCAGGGAAACGGTTTGACCCCGGTCGGCGTGGGCACCGAGCGCCTGGAATCGGCCCTGTCGCAGCGCTTTCCCGGTGCACCGGTATTGCGCCTCGACCGCGACAGCGCGCGCTCGGCAGACCAGTTCGAGCAGGTGCTGGCGCGCGCACACAGCGGTGAGCCGTGCATCCTGGTCGGCACCCAGATGCTGGCCAAGGGTCACGACCTGCACGGCGTCACGCTCGCCGTGATCGTGGATGCCGACGGCGGGCTATACAGCGCCGACCCGCGCGCCAGCGAGCGTCTGGCGCAGCTGATCATCCAGGTCGCTGGTCGTGCCGGGCGCGGCGCACGCCGCGGGCACGTGCTGATCCAGACCCACCATCCCGAGCACGCCCTGTTCCGCACTCTGCTCCACGGCGGCTACCCGGCCTTCGCCCGCGACGAGCTCGCGTTGCGCGAGGCGCTGGCACTGCCGCCATTCTCGGCGCAGGCGCTGCTGCGTGCCGAAGCGCGCGAGCGCAGCCAGGTCGAACAATTCCTGCGCGACGCCGCGCAACAGGTCGGCGACCGCGGCGTGCTGGTGGCCGGCCCGCTGCCGGCACCACACGCGCGCCGCGCCGGCTACGAGCGCGCCCAACTCCTGCTCGAAGCCAGCCAACGCAGCACTCTGCACACCGCGCTCGACGCCCTGCTGCCGACGCTCTATGCCCACCCGTTGGCGCGGCGTATTCGCTGGTCGCTGGACGTGGATCCGGTGGCGCTGGATTAA
- a CDS encoding RNA polymerase sigma factor, whose protein sequence is MDSDSPARSRSAAAAARNHDALDAFLRGVERRALRMAEIGVGSRDDALDIVQDSMLTFVRNYRDKPAADWAPLFHRVLDSRMLDFHRRHQVRSRWLGWIDRIVGRDGDEDALANVADPRAPQPWQHVADGETAQALDGALRTLPNRQRQAFLLRVWEGLDVADTARAMACSEGSVKTHLSRAMTSLRAQLEQHHG, encoded by the coding sequence ATGGACAGCGACAGTCCCGCGCGATCGCGCTCCGCTGCGGCGGCGGCGCGCAACCATGATGCCCTCGACGCCTTCTTGCGCGGCGTTGAACGGCGCGCGCTGCGCATGGCCGAGATCGGCGTCGGCAGCCGCGACGATGCCCTCGACATCGTCCAGGACAGCATGCTCACCTTCGTCCGCAACTACCGCGACAAGCCGGCGGCCGATTGGGCGCCGCTGTTTCACCGCGTGCTCGACAGCCGCATGCTCGACTTCCATCGGCGCCACCAGGTGCGTTCGCGCTGGCTGGGCTGGATCGACCGCATCGTCGGCCGCGACGGCGACGAGGACGCGCTGGCCAATGTCGCCGACCCGCGCGCGCCGCAGCCGTGGCAGCATGTCGCCGACGGCGAGACCGCGCAGGCCCTGGACGGAGCGCTGCGTACCCTGCCGAACCGGCAGCGGCAGGCGTTCCTGCTGCGCGTCTGGGAAGGCCTAGACGTCGCCGATACGGCGCGTGCGATGGCTTGCAGCGAAGGTAGCGTCAAGACCCATCTGTCGCGCGCGATGACCTCGCTGCGCGCGCAACTGGAGCAACATCATGGCTGA
- a CDS encoding DUF3106 domain-containing protein yields the protein MQRASRLALLLVLLLAAVSARAQESIAFDQLTPAEQRVLMPFAEQWPNLPAQTQQNLRLGAQRWNALTPQEKRGAAQRFGQWQQLPDAEKRRVRERYRAFRQMPPTQQQRLRDTFQRFQRLPPDQRAQMRRRFEGMAPRERRAFLEGMRSEQQLGARERMLQAIPPEQRAATEEMMARFTPPERQRLIAHMRQLAPAERDALRVQLLGMSLEARLQLLSGLAPPLGDQPNR from the coding sequence ATGCAGCGCGCTAGCCGGCTCGCGCTGTTGCTCGTGCTGTTGCTGGCGGCGGTCAGCGCGCGGGCGCAGGAGAGCATCGCCTTCGATCAGCTGACCCCGGCCGAGCAGCGGGTGCTGATGCCCTTCGCCGAGCAGTGGCCGAACCTGCCGGCACAGACACAGCAGAATTTGCGGCTGGGAGCGCAGCGCTGGAATGCGCTCACGCCACAGGAAAAACGCGGCGCGGCCCAACGCTTCGGACAGTGGCAGCAGCTGCCGGACGCGGAAAAGCGCCGCGTGCGCGAACGCTACCGGGCGTTCCGCCAGATGCCGCCGACGCAACAGCAGCGCCTGCGCGACACCTTCCAGCGTTTCCAGCGGCTGCCGCCGGACCAGCGCGCGCAAATGCGCCGTCGCTTCGAGGGCATGGCGCCGCGCGAACGCCGCGCCTTCCTCGAAGGCATGCGTTCGGAGCAGCAGCTGGGTGCCCGTGAACGCATGCTGCAGGCGATTCCGCCGGAACAACGCGCCGCGACCGAGGAAATGATGGCGCGCTTCACGCCGCCCGAGCGCCAGCGGTTGATCGCACACATGCGCCAATTGGCTCCGGCGGAACGGGACGCGTTGCGCGTGCAACTGCTCGGCATGAGCCTGGAAGCGAGGCTGCAGCTGCTCTCCGGCCTGGCGCCGCCGCTTGGAGATCAGCCGAATCGCTGA
- a CDS encoding tetratricopeptide repeat protein, with protein MLLLCALCGPLPAAAPTATGSLAVDTTRARAQIHVDQLNLTAASLARSDPARAESLASDALVAAREHGYESGRIEALHNLGRVARLRGQLQAANGYLVEAMAAAELLGDPRQIAKVGNSYGAVLERQGLDVEALAQHERVQKLWTQLDDLPGLVASSINIARVFERRNDWDDAQRHYQAALQQLEDASPAQPVPPQDIAAIWMGRGRIALARNLADQADYAFTRALSGQRESADLVGESGARLGLARVAAMRGDEAAAIAGFEDALTLASRVGARVEMIEALSQLGRWHLDRAGLELVPSRRRERMHRALKFTQDALQLSRQGESERTTQIGLHQQLADVHELRGDSAEALTALKSAQQLRERQFREQGDARYALLASAANARERERELLALRAESEQHAEMLAQETSLKRAFAAAVVLLLGVAILLAVRFVESGRAARQRNEVNARLALALQAAEQARTRAEEADRVKTEMLGIVAHDLRNPLSSIVGFADLIRAERSSVEDARRHASIIIAAAERTLKLVSDLLESSVLDAGQIRLQQAPCDLSVLLADAIARATTRAAAKQQQIEFRPASGAVVLADLERLDQVFDNLLSNALKFSPPKGLIEVWIEVDAERVRVAIRDYGPGLSADDRRQLFRRFQRLSARPTGGESSTGLGLAIVKDLIDLHGGLVRAESEGLGRGATFVVDLPRLQNPPLRLAAAANESAATTTQRFG; from the coding sequence ATGCTGCTGCTGTGTGCGCTGTGCGGTCCGCTTCCGGCAGCGGCGCCGACCGCTACCGGCTCCCTCGCGGTGGACACCACACGCGCGCGCGCGCAGATTCACGTCGACCAGCTGAACCTGACTGCGGCCAGCCTGGCACGCTCCGATCCGGCACGCGCCGAGTCGCTGGCCAGCGACGCGCTGGTTGCCGCGCGTGAGCACGGCTACGAGTCCGGGCGCATCGAGGCGCTGCACAATCTCGGCCGCGTGGCGCGCCTGCGCGGCCAGCTGCAGGCAGCCAATGGCTATCTGGTCGAAGCCATGGCGGCAGCGGAGTTGCTCGGTGACCCGCGCCAGATCGCCAAGGTGGGCAACAGCTACGGCGCCGTGCTGGAGCGTCAGGGGCTGGATGTGGAAGCCCTCGCCCAACATGAGCGCGTGCAGAAGCTCTGGACGCAGCTCGACGACCTTCCCGGGCTGGTCGCTTCATCGATCAATATCGCCCGCGTGTTTGAGCGTCGCAATGACTGGGACGACGCGCAGCGTCACTACCAAGCGGCCCTGCAGCAGCTCGAAGACGCCAGCCCGGCGCAACCGGTGCCACCTCAGGACATCGCCGCAATCTGGATGGGTCGCGGCCGCATCGCGCTCGCACGCAACCTTGCCGACCAGGCTGACTATGCGTTCACCCGCGCCCTGAGCGGGCAGCGCGAAAGCGCCGATCTGGTCGGCGAAAGCGGCGCCCGTCTCGGCCTGGCGCGCGTGGCCGCGATGCGCGGCGACGAAGCCGCCGCGATCGCCGGGTTCGAGGACGCACTGACACTGGCAAGTCGCGTCGGCGCGCGCGTCGAGATGATCGAGGCACTCAGCCAGCTCGGTCGCTGGCATCTGGATCGGGCCGGCCTCGAACTGGTGCCGAGCAGGCGCCGCGAGCGCATGCACCGCGCGCTCAAGTTCACCCAGGACGCATTGCAACTGAGTCGCCAGGGAGAGAGCGAGCGTACGACTCAGATCGGACTGCACCAACAACTCGCCGACGTCCACGAACTGCGCGGCGACAGCGCCGAGGCCCTGACCGCGCTGAAATCGGCGCAACAGTTGCGCGAACGCCAGTTCCGGGAACAGGGCGATGCGCGCTATGCCCTGCTCGCGAGCGCGGCCAATGCGCGCGAACGCGAGCGCGAACTGCTCGCCTTGCGCGCCGAAAGCGAACAGCACGCGGAAATGCTGGCTCAGGAAACCAGCCTCAAGCGCGCGTTCGCGGCAGCCGTGGTGCTGCTGCTTGGCGTTGCGATCCTGCTCGCCGTGCGTTTCGTCGAGAGTGGGCGCGCCGCGCGCCAGCGCAACGAGGTCAACGCCCGCCTGGCGCTGGCCTTGCAAGCGGCGGAGCAGGCGCGCACGCGCGCCGAGGAAGCCGACCGCGTCAAGACCGAGATGCTTGGCATCGTCGCCCACGACCTGCGCAATCCGCTCAGCTCGATCGTCGGTTTCGCTGACCTGATCCGCGCCGAGCGCAGCAGTGTCGAGGACGCACGGCGCCACGCCAGCATCATCATCGCCGCCGCCGAACGTACGCTCAAGCTGGTCAGCGACCTGCTCGAGTCCTCGGTGCTCGATGCCGGCCAGATCCGGCTGCAGCAGGCGCCCTGCGACCTCTCGGTGCTGCTCGCCGATGCCATCGCCCGCGCCACCACGCGCGCCGCCGCCAAGCAGCAGCAGATCGAGTTCCGCCCGGCCAGCGGTGCGGTGGTCCTGGCTGACCTCGAACGGCTCGACCAGGTGTTCGACAATCTGCTCTCGAACGCACTCAAGTTCTCGCCGCCGAAGGGGCTGATCGAAGTCTGGATCGAGGTCGATGCGGAACGCGTTCGCGTCGCCATCCGCGACTATGGCCCGGGCCTTTCAGCGGACGATCGACGGCAGTTGTTCCGCCGCTTCCAGCGCCTGTCGGCGCGGCCCACCGGCGGCGAGAGTTCGACCGGGCTCGGCCTCGCCATCGTCAAGGACCTGATCGATCTGCATGGCGGCTTGGTGCGCGCCGAGTCGGAAGGACTTGGTCGCGGCGCCACCTTCGTGGTGGATCTGCCGCGCCTGCAGAATCCGCCGCTGCGTCTGGCCGCGGCAGCCAACGAGTCGGCGGCGACTACAACTCAGCGATTCGGCTGA
- a CDS encoding response regulator: MDAPLLLLVDDDHRLRELTARYLETQGYRVAPVAHLAGMRRELEKRHVDLIVLDLMLPDGDGLTACRDLRGAGVTTPVIMLTARGEDIDRIVGLEIGADDYLAKPCNPRELLARIRAVLRRQPPAAGAAPQVQAEVVRFGRFELELHTRILRRDGCPQLLSSGEFAVLAALVRHPRQTLSRDRLMNLARGVDHQASDRSIDVMLSRLRKLVEDDPRHPRWLQTVRQLGYVFVPDAAGVP; encoded by the coding sequence ATGGACGCCCCGTTGCTGCTGCTGGTCGACGACGATCACCGCCTGCGCGAACTGACCGCGCGCTATCTCGAAACCCAGGGCTACCGCGTGGCCCCGGTGGCGCATCTGGCCGGCATGCGCCGCGAGCTGGAGAAGCGCCACGTCGATCTGATCGTGCTCGATCTGATGCTGCCTGACGGCGATGGACTGACCGCGTGTCGCGACTTGCGCGGCGCCGGGGTGACGACGCCGGTGATCATGCTCACGGCGCGTGGCGAGGACATCGATCGCATCGTCGGGCTCGAGATTGGCGCCGACGACTACCTCGCCAAGCCATGCAATCCACGCGAACTGCTGGCGCGCATCCGCGCCGTGTTGCGGCGCCAGCCGCCGGCGGCCGGGGCGGCCCCGCAGGTGCAGGCAGAAGTGGTGCGCTTCGGCCGCTTCGAGCTGGAACTGCACACCCGCATCCTGCGCCGCGACGGTTGCCCGCAATTGCTCAGCAGCGGCGAGTTTGCAGTGCTTGCGGCGCTGGTCCGGCATCCGCGGCAGACGCTCAGTCGCGACCGCCTGATGAATTTGGCGCGAGGCGTTGACCACCAGGCCAGCGACCGCTCGATCGACGTCATGCTGTCGCGCCTGCGCAAGCTGGTCGAGGACGATCCACGGCACCCGCGCTGGCTGCAAACCGTGCGCCAGCTCGGCTACGTGTTCGTGCCCGACGCCGCGGGCGTGCCGTGA
- a CDS encoding UPF0175 family protein yields the protein MRTVNIRQLENNPSIALAAARATDLVVVMNRDTPQALLVDLEQLGVPDLPAVRVALAVSLFRGGSVSAGFAARVAGKPLAAMLSLLSSMGLALTGEGAADEADDEMRRARDWLAKPAG from the coding sequence GTGCGCACGGTCAATATCCGCCAACTCGAGAACAACCCCAGCATCGCTCTGGCGGCGGCGCGTGCCACCGACCTGGTGGTGGTGATGAATCGCGATACGCCACAAGCGCTACTGGTCGACCTGGAGCAACTGGGCGTGCCCGATCTGCCGGCGGTGCGCGTGGCGCTGGCGGTGTCGCTGTTCCGCGGCGGTTCGGTCTCTGCCGGCTTCGCCGCCCGCGTGGCCGGAAAACCGTTGGCAGCGATGTTGAGTTTGTTGTCCAGCATGGGCTTAGCGCTCACCGGCGAGGGCGCGGCGGATGAAGCAGACGATGAGATGCGACGAGCGCGCGACTGGCTGGCGAAGCCCGCGGGATGA
- a CDS encoding DUF3368 domain-containing protein has protein sequence MSARPTSFGLPTKAPRSRRVVIADAGPLIALARIEALNLLHELFGRVYITRTVREEILPASATDRFPEAEGLLRTLAEGWIEVVEVASDQWTPLNPGVDPGEASTIHAACLWREAGDAVLLVIDGRAGRTEAKSRGIALIGTAAVIGLAKSAGRIAAARPLLEHLTRSGYFLGTAVLAAVLADVGE, from the coding sequence ATGAGTGCGCGCCCGACGAGCTTCGGGCTTCCGACCAAGGCCCCGCGCAGCCGCCGCGTCGTCATCGCCGACGCCGGGCCACTGATTGCGCTGGCGCGGATCGAGGCGCTGAACCTGCTGCACGAATTGTTCGGTCGCGTGTACATCACGCGCACGGTTCGGGAAGAAATCCTGCCCGCCTCCGCCACCGATCGCTTCCCGGAGGCGGAAGGATTGCTGCGCACCTTGGCCGAAGGCTGGATCGAGGTCGTCGAGGTGGCATCGGACCAATGGACGCCGCTGAACCCTGGCGTCGACCCCGGCGAGGCAAGCACCATCCATGCCGCGTGTCTGTGGCGAGAGGCGGGCGACGCCGTGTTGCTCGTGATCGACGGCCGTGCCGGTCGCACGGAAGCCAAGAGCCGGGGTATCGCCTTGATCGGCACCGCGGCGGTGATTGGCCTGGCCAAGAGCGCGGGCAGGATTGCCGCTGCGCGTCCGCTGCTCGAGCACTTGACCCGGTCCGGCTACTTTCTCGGAACTGCCGTACTCGCTGCCGTACTCGCCGACGTGGGCGAGTAG
- a CDS encoding YiiD C-terminal domain-containing protein — protein MIHDTISLERTILETIPVARAMGIGVLDYDGHRIALQAPLAPNVNDKGCAFGGSLASLMTLAAWGLVNLKLAEAGEEAEVFVQDSAISYLNPVWDALTAEAAAEPGQDWDQFIADLRARGKARITMMAEVAVAEGGGVACRMFGKFVAKRSA, from the coding sequence ATGATCCACGACACCATCTCGCTCGAACGCACGATCCTGGAGACGATTCCGGTGGCCCGCGCCATGGGCATCGGCGTGCTCGACTACGACGGCCATCGCATCGCGCTACAGGCGCCGCTGGCACCCAACGTCAACGACAAAGGCTGTGCCTTCGGCGGCAGCCTCGCCAGCCTGATGACGCTGGCTGCCTGGGGACTGGTCAACCTCAAGCTGGCCGAGGCCGGTGAGGAGGCCGAGGTGTTCGTCCAGGACAGCGCCATCAGTTACCTGAATCCGGTCTGGGACGCGCTCACCGCCGAAGCTGCGGCCGAACCCGGCCAGGACTGGGACCAGTTCATCGCCGACCTGCGCGCGCGCGGCAAGGCACGCATCACCATGATGGCCGAGGTCGCAGTCGCCGAAGGCGGCGGGGTCGCCTGCCGCATGTTCGGAAAGTTTGTCGCCAAACGGAGTGCATGA
- a CDS encoding uroporphyrinogen-III synthase, which translates to MTATELESECLRGRSLVLTRPAGENRAFAAELRRRGAEVVTLAPFRVVARKDPAIARIALRAAANADVLVFASTLAVRHAFALVPDFVARGAVIAQGPATRDALAAHGVHAEMPATGFRSEEVLQHPWLARAPGGAHHRRGRTRLAGAASARTRRRCRRSAGVCAHPLCRPSRDLAPHRRDGAAATGRQQSRGAAGAARPARRYALVASGRADPVRQQRPPGGAGAWHALSRRGGRGLGAHARPERRHRGRALIAWPRLSKSLP; encoded by the coding sequence ATGACTGCCACCGAACTCGAATCGGAATGCCTGCGCGGACGCAGCCTGGTGCTGACCCGACCGGCAGGCGAAAACCGCGCCTTCGCCGCCGAGTTGCGTCGTCGCGGGGCCGAGGTGGTGACCTTGGCGCCGTTTCGCGTGGTGGCGCGCAAGGACCCGGCGATCGCGCGCATCGCACTGCGCGCCGCCGCCAATGCCGATGTGCTGGTGTTCGCGAGCACGCTGGCGGTACGTCATGCGTTCGCGCTGGTGCCGGACTTCGTCGCCCGCGGCGCCGTCATCGCGCAGGGTCCGGCGACCCGCGACGCGCTGGCCGCGCACGGCGTGCACGCGGAGATGCCGGCGACCGGCTTTCGCAGCGAAGAGGTGCTGCAGCATCCGTGGCTGGCGCGCGCGCCGGGTGGTGCGCATCACCGGCGAGGGCGGACGCGACTGGCTGGTGCGGCGTCTGCGCGAACGCGGCGTCGATGCCGCCGATCTGCCGGTGTATGTGCGCATCCCTTGTGCCGCCCGAGTCGCGACCTTGCGCCACATCGACGCGATGGCGCAGCCGCAACTGGTCGTCAGCAGTCGCGAGGCGCTGCTGGCGCTGCCCGCCCTGCTCGGCGATACGCGCTGGTTGCGTCTGGCCGCGCAGACCCTGTTCGTCAGCAGCGACCGCCTGGCGGCGCTGGCGCGTGGCATGCACTGTCGCGACGTGGTGGTCGCGGCCTCGGCGCGCATGCTCGACCTGAGCGCCGCCATCGCGGGCGCGCGCTGATAGCATGGCCGCGTCTGTCGAAGTCGCTGCCATGA